The following nucleotide sequence is from Staphylococcus chromogenes.
TTCAAACTTTTGACGATGCGCTTTTAAAATTATTGGGAAGAACACACAAAACTCAAGATATTTATCAAGCTGTTGAGTTTGCCAAAAAATTTAACATCCCTTCCGTGAGCCTCGATTTAATGTATCATTTACCTACACAAACGCTAGAACAATTTAATCACAGTTTAAACGAAGCATTGGCGCTCGATATTGATCATATTTCTTGTTATGGATTGATATTGGAGCCACAAACACAGTTTTATAATCTTTATCGAAAAGGGAAACTCATTCTTCCAAGCGACACCCTTGGTGCAGAAATGTACGAACATTTAATGAAAAAAATGAAGCAAACCGAAATGCATCAATATGAAATTTCAAATTTCGCTAAAAGTGGTCATGAATCACAACATAATAAAGTCTATTGGAAAAATGAAAGTTATTATGGTTTTGGAGCAGGTGCAAGCGGGTACGTCAATGGGTGTCGTTATACAAATGTAAAACCGGTGAATCATTATATTCAACATGTCACTAATAATGAAAAGCCAATTTTAGAAAAATCATTTCCTACAGTTAAAGAACAAATTGAGGAGGAAATGTTTTTAGGTTTACGCATGAATCAAGGGGTTAATAAAACCATTTTCCACCAAAAATATAACGAAAATATTGACCACTTATTTGAAAGACAGCTACTCACGTTAGAGAATAAAGGTTGGATTAACAATGATAAAAACACAGTATCTCTTACTGATCAAGGTCGTATAGTCGGTAATGAAGTTTTCGAAGCTTTTATCGAGATATAAAATATTTTCATTTTCAATGCTTTAACATTGACTTACTTTGACCAATTTGATAAATTATAATTAGCACTTGAGATGAAAGAGTGCTAATGAGGTGGAAACATGATTACTAAAAGACAATTAAGTATTTTAAATGCAATTGTTGAGGATTATGTTGAACTTGGCCAACCTATTGGATCTAATACAATCATTCAGCGTCATAACGTCAATGTAAGTCCAGCGACGATTCGAAATGACATGAAACTTCTCGAATCAAAAGAATTAATCGTAAAAACACATACGTCTTCAGGGCGTATTCCTTCAGAGGCTGGTTTTAGATTGTATGCGAATCGATTGTTAA
It contains:
- the hemW gene encoding radical SAM family heme chaperone HemW — encoded protein: MMIKSAYIHIPFCVNICTYCDFNKYFIQNQPVDAYIDALIKEMHFDSKQTLETFFVGGGTPTALTMKQLDKLLLAIENQFNILGEYTFEANPDELTEEKIKLLKSYGVNRLSMGVQTFDDALLKLLGRTHKTQDIYQAVEFAKKFNIPSVSLDLMYHLPTQTLEQFNHSLNEALALDIDHISCYGLILEPQTQFYNLYRKGKLILPSDTLGAEMYEHLMKKMKQTEMHQYEISNFAKSGHESQHNKVYWKNESYYGFGAGASGYVNGCRYTNVKPVNHYIQHVTNNEKPILEKSFPTVKEQIEEEMFLGLRMNQGVNKTIFHQKYNENIDHLFERQLLTLENKGWINNDKNTVSLTDQGRIVGNEVFEAFIEI